The following proteins are encoded in a genomic region of Methylibium petroleiphilum PM1:
- a CDS encoding DUF2905 domain-containing protein, translating into MLRWLLVVVITLVVFNGLRPWLQKFGLGRLPGDLNFRLGGREWSLPIATTLLLSFLAMAVGELI; encoded by the coding sequence ATGCTGCGCTGGCTGCTCGTTGTCGTCATCACGCTGGTCGTCTTCAACGGCCTGCGGCCCTGGCTCCAGAAGTTCGGCCTCGGCCGCCTGCCCGGCGACCTGAACTTCCGCCTCGGCGGCCGGGAATGGTCGCTGCCGATCGCGACGACGCTGCTGCTGAGCTTCCTGGCCATGGCCGTCGGCGAACTGATCTGA